In one window of Camelina sativa cultivar DH55 chromosome 15, Cs, whole genome shotgun sequence DNA:
- the LOC104748634 gene encoding uncharacterized protein LOC104748634 — translation MLKLEEDFHFRVYKSEPSLLVVKCTGDKSCKWMIRASKIDSTSERFTVRKYVSVHTCPLESRKPGRVTARFISQLFQNDRGEDGDNSKPADISSMMLIKYGFEMTYWNSWKSLEHMKESVRGTAESGYERLPAYIHLIKKYNPGTIAYLEKDVNDRFKYLFISFGACIQGFKFLRKVIVVDGSFLKGKYEGILLVATAQDGNYKIFPVAFGIVDSEDNAAWEWFFNRLREVIPDSPDLVIISDRHKSIAKAITKVYPTARRGICTYHLKKNIITKFRGSENLGLVKQAANAYSLPEFEDVFRQIRHENPRLANYLEKAGFSLWSRAHFSGNRYNVTTSNIAESINGALKKARELPIVYFLQYVGDMLSRWFYERRLAAALYEANITPRVDKMLKQRSVLGKHLKVRPINTYRFQVKLPTGDCVVDFEHKTCTCRRFDVHKIPCVHAIAAARKTSLTWESLVSRHYTKTCLFGAYAQSISPIEEWLIPPEIAVQACRPPKMRKRSGRRKKRRYKSALENATQAKRPRKKHACSNCGVSGHNCKTCLF, via the coding sequence ATGCTTAAACTAGAAGAAGATTTCCACTTTCGAGTATACAAGTCAGAGCCATCTCTTCTTGTGGTTAAGTGTACTGGTGATAAAAGCTGCAAATGGATGATAAGAGCATCAAAAATAGACTCCACTTCTGAACGTTTTACAGTGCGGAAATACGTATCGGTACATACGTGTCCCTTGGAATCAAGAAAACCTGGAAGAGTGACAGCAAGATTTATCAGCCAACTTTTTCAGAATGACCGAGGCGAAGATGGCGATAACAGCAAACCAGCTGATATTAGTAGCATGATGCTCATCAAATATGGTTTTGAGATGACGTATTGGAACTCATGGAAATCACTAGAACATATGAAAGAATCAGTAAGGGGTACAGCAGAAAGTGGATATGAGCGTCTCCCAGCTTATATTCATTTGATCAAGAAATACAACCCTGGAACAATAGCGTATCTTGAGAAAGACGTTAATGACAGGTTCAagtatttgtttatttcattcgGCGCATGTATACAAGGATTTAAATTCCTGAGGAAAGTTATTGTGGTGGATGGGAGTTTTCTAAAAGGAAAGTATGAGGGGATTTTGTTAGTTGCAACTGCGCAAGATGGTAACTATAAGATTTTTCCCGTTGCATTTGGAATTGTTGATTCTGAAGATAATGCTGCTTGGGAATGGTTTTTCAATAGATTGCGAGAAGTGATACCTGATAGCCCCGACTTGGTTATCATTTCTGACAGGCACAAGTCTATTGCAAAAGCCATTACAAAGGTATATCCAACTGCTCGACGTGGAATATGCACATACCACCTGAAGAAAAACATCATCACCAAGTTTAGAGGGAGTGAAAATTTGGGTTTGGTGAAACAAGCTGCAAACGCGTATAGTTTGCCAGAATTTGAAGACGTCTTTCGTCAGATTCGTCATGAAAATCCAAGATTAGCTAATTATTTAGAGAAAGCTGGTTTCAGTTTATGGTCTCGTGCTCACTTTTCAGGAAATCGGTATAACGTTACCACTAGCAACATTGCTGAATCTATCAATGGTGCATTGAAAAAAGCAAGGGAGCTtccaattgtttattttcttcagTACGTTGGGGATATGCTTAGTAGGTGGTTTTATGAGCGTCGACTGGCTGCTGCACTGTATGAAGCAAATATCACGCCTCGAGTCGACAAGATGCTGAAACAAAGATCTGTTCTTGGGAAGCACTTAAAAGTGCGTCCAATAAATACATACCGGTTTCAGGTAAAACTACCTACTGGAGATTGTGTAGTTGACTTCGAGCATAAGACATGTACTTGTCGCAGGTTTGACGTGCACAAAATACCATGTGTTCATGCTATTGCGGCTGCCAGAAAAACATCTTTGACATGGGAATCTCTTGTAAGTCGTCACTATACAAAAACTTGTTTGTTTGGCGCATATGCACAGAGTATTTCGCCTATAGAAGAATGGCTCATACCGCCAGAAATCGCTGTCCAAGCATGTCGTCCTCCTAAAATGAGGAAAAGATCTGGGAGacgtaaaaaaagaagatataaatcTGCATTAGAGAACGCTACACAAGCAAAACGCCCTCGGAAGAAACATGCATGCTCTAATTGTGGTGTTTCAGGTCATAATTGCAAGACatgtttgttttaa